The Oligoflexia bacterium genomic sequence TGTATCCCAAGATAGCCGACCTCCTAGAATTCACGATATTGAAAAACTTGGGAACATAGTAGCCGAAATGAATGTTGAATTGGCCAGATTGGTAAGAAGGTCAAAGAGGCTCACTCGTTTTGCTGTTGCCTATCGTTATCCAGATGCAGAATTGAAAGCAGTTACATTTTCTACAATCAAAAATCACGTTAAGCTAGCAAAAGCCATTTACGATTTAGTCTTACAACTAATAGGGAAATAGCTGACCATTTGTCACTAGAATGAGTAGCAAAGCTTGATTTGAATCATAATGTACTTCATGACTAAGTCCGCCAGCGGACTTCATTTTCTTAAGTCAGAATTCATCACCCTATAGAGTTAGGCATCTAATAGAAGCCTAACTTCATAGGTGTAATCTTGTGGTACTCATTTCACGTTGTATTTCGAAACAAACATCGGTCAGAAACTATTTCTTTTATGTATAT encodes the following:
- a CDS encoding HEPN domain-containing protein; translation: MARRKIVKQWLLYSIRDLKQAQKILTMGPEMKYGAAFHAQQCVEKAVKAYLVSQDSRPPRIHDIEKLGNIVAEMNVELARLVRRSKRLTRFAVAYRYPDAELKAVTFSTIKNHVKLAKAIYDLVLQLIGK